In Periplaneta americana isolate PAMFEO1 chromosome 3, P.americana_PAMFEO1_priV1, whole genome shotgun sequence, the following are encoded in one genomic region:
- the LOC138695852 gene encoding elongation factor 1-alpha has protein sequence MPKEKIHINIVVIGHVDSGKSTTTGHLIYKCGGIDKRTIEKFEKEAQEMGKGSFKYAWVLDKLKAERERGITIDIALWKFETSKYYVTIIDAPGHRDFIKNMITGTSQADCAVLIVAAGTGEFEAGISKNGQTREHALLAFTLGVKQLIVGVNKMDSTEPPYSETRFEEIKKEVSNYIKKIGYNPAAVAFVPISGWHGDNMLEHSDKMSWFKGWSIERKEGKADGKCLIEALDAILPPSRPTEKPLRLPLQDVYKIGGIGTVPVGRVETGVLKPGMVVTFAPANLTTEVKSVEMHHEALQEAVPGDNVGFNVKNVSVKELRRGYVAGDSKNNPPKGAADFIAQVIVLNHPGQISNGYTPVLDCHTAHIACKFAEIKEKCDRRTGKTTEENPKSIKSGDAAIVNLVPSKPMCVESFQEFPPLGRFAVRDMRQTVAVGVIKSVTTKDVTSGKVTKAAEKAQKKK, from the exons ATGCCAAAGGAAAAGATTCATATCAACATTGTCGTAATTGGACACGTAGACTCTGGAAAATCCACTACCACTGGACACTTGATCTACAAATGTGGTGGTATTGATAAGAGAACAATTGAGAAATTCGAGAAGGAAGCCCAGGAG ATGGGAAAGGGCTCCTTCAAATACGCTTGGGTGTTGGACAAGTTGAAAGCAGAACGTGAACGTGGTATTACTATTGATATTGCTCTGTGGAAGTTCGAGACTAGCAAATACTATGTTACTATTATTGATGCCCCTGGACACAGAGATTTCATCAAGAACATGATCACTGGAACTTCTCAG GCTGATTGTGCTGTTCTCATTGTTGCTGCTGGTACTGGTGAATTCGAAGCTGGAATCTCCAAGAATGGTCAGACCCGTGAACATGCGTTGTTGGCCTTCACCCTAGGAGTGAAACAGCTTATTGTTGGTGTCAACAAAATGGACTCTACCGAGCCACCATACAGTGAA accCGTTTCGAGGAAATTAAGAAGGAAGTTAGCAATTACATCAAGAAGATTGGCTACAACCCTGCTGCGGTAGCATTTGTGCCAATCTCGGGCTGGCATGGGGATAACATGTTGGAACACTCCGATAAAATGAGTTGGTTCAAGGGATGGTCCATTGAACGTAAGGAAGGAAAAGCTGATGGCAAGTGCCTCATTGAAGCTTTGGATGCCATCCTTCCCCCTAGCCGACCCACTGAGAAACCTCTTCGTCTTCCTCTGCAG GATGTATACAAAATTGGTGGTATTGGAACAGTGCCTGTGGGCCGAGTAGAAACTGGTGTGTTGAAACCTGGTATGGTAGTGACTTTCGCCCCTGCCAACCTAACTACTGAAGTCAAGTCTGTTGAGATGCATCACGAGGCCCTGCAGGAGGCTGTTCCTGGTGACAACGTTGGTTTCAACGTGAAGAACGTCTCTGTTAAGGAATTGCGTCGTGGCTATGTTGCTGGCGATTCAAAGAACAATCCCCCTAAGGGAGCTGCCGACTTTATTGCTCAG GTTATTGTGCTGAACCATCCTGGTCAGATTTCCAATGGATATACTCCCGTTCTAGACTGTCATACGGCTCATATTGCGTGCAAATTCGCTGAGATTAAGGAGAAGTGTGACCGTCGTACTG GTAAGACTACTGAGGAAAATCCAAAGTCGATAAAGTCTGGTGATGCTGCTATTGTGAACCTTGTACCCAGCAAACCGATGTGTGTGGAGTCCTTCCAGGAATTCCCACCCCTTGGACGTTTTGCTGTGCGTGACATGAGGCAGACTGTAGCAGTCGGTGTAATTAAG AGTGTCACCACTAAGGACGTTACAAGTGGTAAGGTAACGAAGGCTGCCGAGAAGGCCCAGAAGAAGAAATAA